A single window of Nicotiana tomentosiformis chromosome 1, ASM39032v3, whole genome shotgun sequence DNA harbors:
- the LOC138907134 gene encoding uncharacterized protein, with protein sequence MADDKQRRLERFGRLQHPSFSGAESVDAQGFLDKCQRMLQTAGILETSGVSFTTFQFSGNAFRWWEAYERRSSVGAVPLTWQEFSVLFLEKFVQQSRKEELCRQFEQLREDGMFVTQYEIRFSELARHAVWLVPTDKKRIMRFIDGLTYHLRLLMTWERVSGATFDEVVDIALQIEMVRSKERGEREVKRPCGPGD encoded by the coding sequence atggcagatgataagcagaggagacttgagagatttgggaggcttcaacatccatcatttagcggtgctgagtcagtgGATGCTCAGGGATttttggataagtgccagcggatgctgcAGACAGCGGGTATtttagagaccagtggggtctcgttcactacatttcagttttctgggaatgccttcagatggtgggaggcttacgagagacGCAGCTcggttggtgcagtaccacttacatggcaggagttctccgttctctttttggagaagtttgtacaGCAATCTCGCAAAGAGGagctgtgcagacagtttgagcagttgcgtgaGGATGGTATGtttgtgacgcagtacgagataagattttctgagttggctcgtcacgcagtttggttggttccaaCTGATAAgaagaggattatgaggttcattgatggcctcacatatcatctACGATTACTTATGACttgggagagagtatctggtgctacttttgatgaggtagttgacattgctctgcagatagagatggtccgtagcaaagagcgtggagagagggaggtTAAGAGGCCTTGTGGTCCAGGTGACTAG
- the LOC104088517 gene encoding uncharacterized protein isoform X3 has translation MSKISDELVKVLCTFHMKQGLLDLYNTDGCILSRDVEGNLSIFTHRGRLWGEAKKRNLSLDEIKAAQTYILLNCKEVEPFVSMYVERLQEELPNLSQDQIDESLRTYFAEWFKGYVHCNHIENEFLRSLAHGPLISAKYHSMYFVNGYKFHTDCHGSARSTMNSGVCITDLNVGDYYGKIQDIIQVEYREEPLK, from the exons ATGTCGAAGATTTCTGATGAATTAGTTAAGGTATTG TGCACCTTCCATATGAAGCAAGGATTGTTGGACCTGTACAATACCGATGGATGTATCCTTTCGAGag ATGTTGAAGGAAATTTATCAATATTCACCCATCGAGGTCGACTATGGGGAGAAGCAAAAAAGAGAAATTTATCCCTTGACGAAATCAAGGCTGCCCAAACTTATATTCTACTAAATTGTAAAgaagttgagccatttgtgaG TATGTACGTGGAACGTTTGCAAGAAGAACTCCCGAATCTATCTCAAGATCAAATAGATGAAAGCCTCCGAACATATTTCGCTGAATGGTTCAAGGGATAT GTTCATTGCAATCATATTGAGAATGAATTCTTGCGGAGTCTTGCTCATGGACCATTAATAAGTGCGAAATACCATTCAATGTATTTTGTTAATGGATACAAATTTCACACTGATTGTCATGGTAGTGCAAGATCAACAATGAATAGTGGAGTTTGTATCACAGATCTAAATGTTGGTGACTACTATGGAAAGATACAAGATATTATACAAGTGGAATACCGTGAAGAACCTTTAAAGTAA
- the LOC104088517 gene encoding uncharacterized protein isoform X1 → MHIEKNVFDNVFNTVLNVKDNPKARLDMVEYCDRPQLAKNASGSYPKAAYTIDKAATYILFDWVKGLMFPDGYVSNLSRCLYTTKYRLFGMKSHDCHVFMQRLMSIAFHELLPNNVWQAVTELSLFFKDLSSITLRVAEMERLEVDIPQILCKLERIFPPGFFNSMEHLPVHLPYEARIVGPVQYRWMYPFESAARNDDGGVMKDVEGNLSIFTHRGRLWGEAKKRNLSLDEIKAAQTYILLNCKEVEPFVSMYVERLQEELPNLSQDQIDESLRTYFAEWFKGYVHCNHIENEFLRSLAHGPLISAKYHSMYFVNGYKFHTDCHGSARSTMNSGVCITDLNVGDYYGKIQDIIQVEYREEPLK, encoded by the exons ATGCATATTGAAAAGAATGTCTTTGATAATGTTTTTAACACAGTTCTTAATGTTAAAGACAATCCAAAAGCACGTCTAGATATGGTAGAATACTGTGATCGACCTCAGTTGGCAAAGAATGCAAGTGGAAGCTATCCCAAAGCTGCATATACAATAGACAAGGCAGCAACATATATCTTGTTTGATTGGGTGAAAGGTTTGATGTTTCCAGATGggtatgtttcaaatttgagtcgATGTCTATACACTACCAAGTATAGGTTATTTGGCATGAAAAGTCATGATTGCCATGTGTTTATGCAACGATTAATGTCTATTGCCTTTCATGAGCTACTTCCTAATAATGTGTGGCAAGCAGTTACAGAATTAAGCTTATTTTTTAAAGATCTTTCTTCGATCACTCTACGAGTTGCTGAAATGGAGAGATTAGAGGTAGACATCCCACAAATCTTGTGTAAGTTAGAACGTATATTTCCCCCTGGGTTCTTTAACTCAATGGAACATTTACCAGTGCACCTTCCATATGAAGCAAGGATTGTTGGACCTGTACAATACCGATGGATGTATCCTTTCGAGag TGCGGCCCGTAATGATGATGGTGGTGTTATGAAAGATGTTGAAGGAAATTTATCAATATTCACCCATCGAGGTCGACTATGGGGAGAAGCAAAAAAGAGAAATTTATCCCTTGACGAAATCAAGGCTGCCCAAACTTATATTCTACTAAATTGTAAAgaagttgagccatttgtgaG TATGTACGTGGAACGTTTGCAAGAAGAACTCCCGAATCTATCTCAAGATCAAATAGATGAAAGCCTCCGAACATATTTCGCTGAATGGTTCAAGGGATAT GTTCATTGCAATCATATTGAGAATGAATTCTTGCGGAGTCTTGCTCATGGACCATTAATAAGTGCGAAATACCATTCAATGTATTTTGTTAATGGATACAAATTTCACACTGATTGTCATGGTAGTGCAAGATCAACAATGAATAGTGGAGTTTGTATCACAGATCTAAATGTTGGTGACTACTATGGAAAGATACAAGATATTATACAAGTGGAATACCGTGAAGAACCTTTAAAGTAA
- the LOC104088517 gene encoding uncharacterized protein isoform X2: protein MHIEKNVFDNVFNTVLNVKDNPKARLDMVEYCDRPQLAKNASGSYPKAAYTIDKAATYILFDWVKGLMFPDGYVSNLSRCLYTTKYRLFGMKSHDCHVFMQRLMSIAFHELLPNNVWQAVTELSLFFKDLSSITLRVAEMERLECTFHMKQGLLDLYNTDGCILSRDVEGNLSIFTHRGRLWGEAKKRNLSLDEIKAAQTYILLNCKEVEPFVSMYVERLQEELPNLSQDQIDESLRTYFAEWFKGYVHCNHIENEFLRSLAHGPLISAKYHSMYFVNGYKFHTDCHGSARSTMNSGVCITDLNVGDYYGKIQDIIQVEYREEPLK, encoded by the exons ATGCATATTGAAAAGAATGTCTTTGATAATGTTTTTAACACAGTTCTTAATGTTAAAGACAATCCAAAAGCACGTCTAGATATGGTAGAATACTGTGATCGACCTCAGTTGGCAAAGAATGCAAGTGGAAGCTATCCCAAAGCTGCATATACAATAGACAAGGCAGCAACATATATCTTGTTTGATTGGGTGAAAGGTTTGATGTTTCCAGATGggtatgtttcaaatttgagtcgATGTCTATACACTACCAAGTATAGGTTATTTGGCATGAAAAGTCATGATTGCCATGTGTTTATGCAACGATTAATGTCTATTGCCTTTCATGAGCTACTTCCTAATAATGTGTGGCAAGCAGTTACAGAATTAAGCTTATTTTTTAAAGATCTTTCTTCGATCACTCTACGAGTTGCTGAAATGGAGAGATTAGAG TGCACCTTCCATATGAAGCAAGGATTGTTGGACCTGTACAATACCGATGGATGTATCCTTTCGAGag ATGTTGAAGGAAATTTATCAATATTCACCCATCGAGGTCGACTATGGGGAGAAGCAAAAAAGAGAAATTTATCCCTTGACGAAATCAAGGCTGCCCAAACTTATATTCTACTAAATTGTAAAgaagttgagccatttgtgaG TATGTACGTGGAACGTTTGCAAGAAGAACTCCCGAATCTATCTCAAGATCAAATAGATGAAAGCCTCCGAACATATTTCGCTGAATGGTTCAAGGGATAT GTTCATTGCAATCATATTGAGAATGAATTCTTGCGGAGTCTTGCTCATGGACCATTAATAAGTGCGAAATACCATTCAATGTATTTTGTTAATGGATACAAATTTCACACTGATTGTCATGGTAGTGCAAGATCAACAATGAATAGTGGAGTTTGTATCACAGATCTAAATGTTGGTGACTACTATGGAAAGATACAAGATATTATACAAGTGGAATACCGTGAAGAACCTTTAAAGTAA